From the Butyrivibrio fibrisolvens genome, one window contains:
- a CDS encoding GGDEF domain-containing phosphodiesterase gives MVEILNEKESEPKATHCVTIASFLNTINEHADSILKEDCSFIFINVSSFKTFNQNYGFAQGDLFLDFLTDKIHDAFPTDLLGRVSGDRFLLYVKTIDTDKIKSSIGKIQEDILGYKSTIPLHINCGIYINDKKDKKPTQMIDCAKLACDYIEDNLGDYVMIYSESIEQELDFKHYIITGFDQAVKNHYIQPYFQCEVRSLTRKICGYEALARWIDPTYGFVSPGVFVPILENARLIHKLDLCIIDQVCQVQRAAIDNGFPVQPISVNLSRLDFLLCDIFTEVDSLRKKHKVPIKLINIEVTEGAFAQANTPLETGVENFRKAGYQIWMDDFGSGFSSLNNLQAYQFDVIKIDRMFLKDMNENPRSRIILASVINMAKTLKMHTLAEGIETEEEFNFLRSIGCEKIQGFLFGKPKPCDPDVQMDDNCEASDIHNYYDKMGEVNVISPSPFDTSMTRIFSEEAIAICEIEGERNLSYIFYNDTFKDLLAHLNIHSKEQAQDRAKESGMRENDMFFELAKKAENTGKIESTDLIINGAIINERLKFLARSGDKATFLLSSTNLSSQKSIQQAQNIQASMRHMLTLYFRIDLYDEDGSVENIYLNSSQNRITDESTDAVEAVSMYADNYLPEDERDNFKNYYDITTVQSRLKENNVEYLVGFYHSIVPEFEDRTQIYILLPFKINQRQKYLSLARNMQYPPDYEKHF, from the coding sequence ATGGTTGAAATCCTTAATGAAAAGGAATCAGAACCAAAAGCAACACATTGTGTTACCATCGCAAGTTTTTTGAATACGATAAATGAACATGCCGATTCAATACTAAAAGAGGACTGCTCTTTTATTTTTATTAATGTGTCCAGTTTTAAAACCTTTAACCAGAATTATGGTTTTGCTCAAGGCGATCTGTTTCTTGATTTTCTCACAGATAAGATTCATGATGCATTCCCTACTGATCTTCTGGGCAGAGTATCCGGTGATAGATTTCTGCTCTATGTTAAGACTATCGATACCGACAAGATCAAAAGTAGTATTGGCAAGATACAGGAAGATATTCTGGGCTATAAATCCACCATTCCGCTTCATATAAACTGCGGAATATATATTAATGACAAAAAAGACAAAAAGCCCACCCAGATGATCGACTGCGCCAAGCTTGCCTGCGACTACATAGAAGATAACCTAGGCGATTATGTAATGATCTACAGCGAAAGCATTGAACAGGAACTTGATTTTAAGCATTATATAATCACTGGTTTTGATCAGGCTGTAAAAAACCACTATATACAGCCCTATTTTCAGTGCGAAGTCAGATCTCTCACAAGGAAAATCTGCGGTTATGAAGCGCTGGCAAGATGGATAGATCCCACTTACGGATTCGTATCTCCGGGAGTCTTTGTGCCGATTCTTGAAAACGCAAGGCTCATCCACAAGCTTGACCTGTGCATCATAGATCAGGTATGCCAGGTTCAAAGAGCTGCCATCGACAATGGATTTCCTGTACAACCTATATCCGTCAACTTATCACGTCTTGACTTTCTCTTATGTGATATATTTACAGAAGTTGACAGCTTACGTAAAAAACATAAAGTCCCGATAAAGCTCATCAATATTGAAGTTACAGAAGGAGCTTTTGCCCAGGCCAATACCCCTCTTGAAACAGGTGTTGAAAACTTCAGAAAAGCCGGATATCAGATCTGGATGGATGATTTTGGAAGCGGATTCTCATCTCTCAACAACCTTCAGGCATATCAGTTCGATGTTATCAAAATCGACAGAATGTTTCTCAAGGATATGAACGAAAATCCAAGATCAAGGATAATCCTCGCCAGTGTTATCAACATGGCCAAAACACTTAAAATGCATACCCTTGCTGAAGGAATCGAAACCGAAGAAGAGTTTAACTTCCTTAGATCTATAGGCTGTGAGAAGATACAGGGTTTCTTATTTGGAAAGCCCAAACCATGTGATCCTGATGTTCAGATGGATGATAACTGTGAGGCATCAGATATTCATAACTATTATGATAAGATGGGTGAAGTTAATGTTATCTCCCCGTCTCCATTTGATACCTCTATGACAAGGATATTCAGTGAAGAGGCCATAGCCATATGCGAAATAGAAGGGGAAAGAAATCTAAGCTATATCTTTTATAATGATACCTTTAAAGACCTTCTTGCACATCTCAATATTCATTCTAAAGAACAGGCACAAGACAGAGCCAAGGAATCCGGCATGCGTGAAAACGACATGTTCTTTGAACTTGCAAAAAAAGCTGAGAACACCGGCAAGATAGAGTCAACCGACCTTATCATAAATGGTGCTATTATAAACGAACGACTTAAGTTCCTTGCAAGAAGCGGAGACAAAGCAACCTTCCTTCTATCAAGTACAAATCTGTCTTCACAAAAGAGCATACAACAGGCTCAAAATATTCAGGCCTCTATGCGCCATATGCTTACACTATATTTCAGGATAGATCTGTATGATGAAGATGGAAGTGTAGAGAACATATATCTTAATTCCAGTCAGAACCGAATAACTGATGAAAGTACTGACGCTGTAGAAGCTGTATCTATGTATGCAGATAATTACCTTCCCGAAGATGAGCGTGACAATTTTAAAAACTATTATGACATCACAACTGTACAAAGCAGATTAAAAGAAAATAACGTAGAGTATCTTGTAGGCTTCTATCACTCCATTGTTCCAGAGTTTGAAGATCGTACACAGATATACATACTTCTTCCTTTTAAGATCAATCAAAGACAAAAATACCTGTCACTTGCCAGAAATATGCAATATCCTCCGGATTATGAAAAGCACTTTTAA
- a CDS encoding Abi family protein, translating to MSTVAVDWQKKKKGPTLTNSLKTTKLIIVTKFQILVRTGTAGGPEGPPLIFWGVSIMSKPYLPYGQQIQKLIHDKGLIINNINYAERMLTDIGYFSLIGGYKNLFINPMTRKYVGGTTFEDILALYHFDEELRTLTFSYLIKVEQKIRQLISDSFCASFGESQIQYLSPTNYNQNSKFTNDVAKLINILDYHANKNTEKSYLVHQRKVYGNVPLWVTTKILTFGQLSKFYGLLQHRQQSMISKAYSNVSEKALGQYLGCLTLFRNVCAHNERLFSHNLVQREFPDTPIHKKMNLPMTGSMYTVGKRDYFGLVIAFRYLLRKDEFLLYKKSLKKLINQYCKKSHRLTKTDLLKHMGLPTDWENITRYKI from the coding sequence ATGAGCACTGTCGCGGTGGATTGGCAAAAAAAGAAGAAGGGGCCAACATTGACAAACTCCTTAAAAACCACTAAACTAATTATAGTGACTAAGTTCCAGATACTCGTGAGGACTGGGACCGCGGGAGGACCTGAGGGCCCTCCTTTAATTTTTTGGGGAGTTTCTATTATGTCTAAGCCATATCTTCCGTATGGGCAGCAAATCCAAAAGCTTATACACGATAAAGGGTTGATAATCAATAATATCAATTATGCTGAGAGAATGCTGACCGATATAGGTTATTTTTCTCTTATTGGTGGATACAAAAATCTTTTCATCAATCCAATGACAAGGAAATATGTGGGCGGAACTACATTTGAAGACATTCTCGCCTTATATCATTTTGATGAAGAACTAAGAACTCTTACGTTTAGCTATCTTATCAAAGTTGAGCAGAAAATTCGTCAGTTAATATCAGACAGCTTCTGTGCATCTTTCGGAGAAAGCCAAATTCAGTATCTTTCACCTACAAATTATAATCAAAATTCGAAATTCACCAATGATGTTGCTAAGCTCATCAACATTTTAGATTATCATGCCAACAAGAATACTGAAAAGTCTTACCTTGTTCATCAAAGAAAGGTATATGGCAATGTCCCGCTATGGGTTACAACTAAAATCCTTACTTTCGGGCAGTTATCAAAATTCTATGGGCTATTACAACATAGGCAACAGAGCATGATTAGTAAAGCATATTCAAATGTATCCGAAAAAGCCCTCGGTCAGTATTTGGGCTGTCTTACTCTTTTTAGAAATGTTTGTGCCCACAATGAAAGACTGTTCAGCCATAACCTGGTGCAAAGAGAGTTCCCAGATACTCCAATACACAAAAAGATGAATCTTCCAATGACTGGTTCTATGTATACTGTCGGAAAAAGAGATTACTTTGGTCTTGTGATTGCATTCAGATATCTTTTACGGAAGGATGAATTTCTGCTATATAAGAAAAGTCTTAAGAAGCTCATAAATCAATACTGCAAGAAAAGCCATAGACTTACCAAAACGGATTTGCTAAAACATATGGGATTACCTACTGATTGGGAGAATATAACTCGCTATAAGATATAG
- a CDS encoding helix-turn-helix domain-containing protein translates to MTIGKVIRKYRKEKGLTQEEMAIRLGVSTPAVNKWEKDNTLPDISLLVPIARLFGISTDELLSFKDDITDKEIDIFIKELDRRLKHEPYEEVFADAKKKLEEYPGNERLKWQVATVLNAARLFNEAADSDRYDDVICSWFSGLLESENLSIRKSAAEALFHFYYRKEDYQTAERYLLYYSEDNPERKLMQSNIYAKTGKINEAYVSYEEMMLAEVNQLRVIMNALQILCEEDGDLDLAHRVADASSDVAKCFDMGVYQEMSMQLELAAYEKSVDETARIMKTLISNCDSISDFTKSKLFSHLSFKQYGKDFYEELRSDLVKRFCDEETFGYMSGNNYWETLKDKSHKK, encoded by the coding sequence ATGACTATTGGAAAAGTAATAAGAAAGTACCGCAAAGAAAAAGGGCTGACACAAGAGGAAATGGCTATCAGGCTTGGAGTGAGTACTCCTGCGGTAAATAAATGGGAGAAGGACAATACCCTTCCGGATATCTCGCTATTAGTGCCTATTGCGAGATTATTTGGCATTTCTACTGATGAACTACTGTCATTTAAAGATGATATCACTGATAAAGAGATTGATATCTTCATCAAGGAATTGGACAGGAGGTTGAAGCACGAGCCATATGAGGAGGTCTTTGCTGATGCTAAAAAGAAACTTGAAGAGTATCCCGGTAATGAAAGGCTGAAGTGGCAAGTAGCGACCGTACTTAATGCGGCGAGGCTTTTTAATGAAGCAGCTGATAGTGACCGATATGACGATGTGATATGTTCCTGGTTTTCCGGGTTATTGGAATCAGAGAATTTATCAATAAGAAAATCCGCAGCGGAGGCTCTTTTTCATTTTTATTACAGAAAAGAGGATTATCAAACTGCTGAAAGATATCTATTATACTATTCAGAAGACAACCCGGAACGTAAGCTGATGCAGTCAAATATATATGCAAAAACCGGAAAGATCAATGAAGCTTATGTGTCATATGAAGAAATGATGCTTGCAGAAGTGAATCAGCTTCGCGTTATTATGAATGCGTTACAAATCCTATGTGAAGAAGATGGTGATTTGGACCTGGCTCATAGAGTGGCAGATGCCAGTAGTGATGTAGCAAAATGTTTTGACATGGGCGTTTATCAGGAAATGTCAATGCAGTTAGAGCTTGCTGCTTATGAGAAGAGTGTTGATGAAACTGCAAGGATTATGAAGACCCTGATTAGTAATTGTGATTCCATATCAGATTTTACCAAGTCAAAACTGTTTTCACACCTTTCTTTCAAGCAATACGGTAAAGATTTTTACGAGGAATTACGTTCAGATCTAGTCAAAAGATTCTGTGATGAAGAGACTTTTGGATATATGAGTGGTAATAATTATTGGGAGACTTTAAAAGACAAAAGTCATAAAAAATAA
- a CDS encoding helix-turn-helix domain-containing protein, with amino-acid sequence MDINLGRIIKQLRAEQSVTQEELAEYLGISFQAVSKWETGTTLPDITLLPKLAAFFGVRIDELFSVSHDDELERIDNMLKRETITDQNFSYAKRVLDGILRENPDDTEAIKRYAKIYLSKCNTDMLSAGKMLERAMTISPLDEEIFALYRSVRGGSEYKYHSDNDWFIRVCEPYAHKFPGNTNLYCMLIEAMVSKKYFDKAEALLEVAYFTGENKYIKDILLGDVAMAKGNPAGAKEIWNRIPKDDWLGQYELGERFNRLNEYENAIESFKNAYIAQNAPHKIDMLYSLAFLYKKLGRYEEAKAEWELIITTLRKEYNEPEDSNDIQWAKNEISQLVSFIGS; translated from the coding sequence ATGGATATAAATTTAGGGAGAATAATTAAGCAATTACGTGCAGAACAATCTGTAACGCAAGAAGAACTTGCCGAATATCTCGGAATCTCCTTTCAGGCTGTGAGCAAATGGGAAACAGGCACAACCTTACCGGATATTACTCTGTTACCTAAGCTGGCTGCTTTCTTTGGGGTCAGGATCGATGAACTGTTCTCAGTTTCTCACGATGACGAACTGGAAAGAATAGACAACATGCTTAAAAGAGAAACTATAACTGATCAAAACTTTTCTTATGCCAAGCGGGTTTTGGATGGAATACTTCGTGAGAATCCTGATGATACAGAAGCGATCAAACGTTACGCCAAGATTTATCTGTCAAAATGCAATACTGATATGCTATCCGCAGGCAAGATGCTTGAAAGAGCAATGACTATAAGCCCTCTTGATGAAGAGATTTTTGCTTTATACCGAAGCGTCCGAGGCGGAAGTGAGTATAAGTACCACAGCGATAATGACTGGTTTATCCGGGTATGTGAGCCTTATGCCCATAAGTTTCCCGGCAACACTAATCTCTATTGCATGTTGATAGAGGCAATGGTCAGTAAAAAATACTTTGACAAAGCAGAAGCCTTACTGGAGGTGGCATATTTTACCGGGGAAAACAAATACATTAAGGATATACTTCTTGGTGATGTTGCAATGGCCAAAGGGAATCCTGCAGGAGCAAAAGAAATCTGGAACAGAATTCCTAAAGATGATTGGCTTGGTCAATATGAGCTGGGTGAACGTTTTAACAGGCTTAATGAATATGAAAATGCAATTGAAAGCTTTAAGAATGCCTATATCGCCCAAAATGCCCCTCATAAAATAGATATGCTCTATTCATTAGCGTTCCTATACAAGAAACTTGGGAGATATGAAGAGGCAAAAGCGGAATGGGAATTAATCATAACTACTCTTCGTAAAGAATACAACGAACCCGAAGATTCCAACGACATTCAGTGGGCTAAGAATGAGATATCTCAGCTTGTATCGTTTATTGGTTCTTGA
- a CDS encoding IspD/TarI family cytidylyltransferase codes for MSVISCSAIILAGGVGARISSTNTPKQYIEICGRPIISYVIDTVIADPVISTVVIVCVDEYKQLVSDCCAESIRDSGRHGVEIKYASPGFNRQMSVLSGLKKLENSIGEGDLVAIIDAARPCMTRQMLDACIEAAEGADGAIPVLKMRDTVYMSEDGRHITDLLERSKVLAGQAPEVFRFGKYLAANNKLSEAQMDHIHGSSEPAIMDGMKIVMIPGDENNYKITTDADLVRFRNDCEWKQEM; via the coding sequence ATGAGTGTTATTTCGTGTTCAGCTATTATTCTTGCAGGCGGTGTCGGCGCCCGTATCAGCAGTACCAATACTCCCAAACAGTATATTGAGATCTGCGGAAGACCTATAATCTCATATGTCATAGATACAGTTATCGCAGATCCTGTTATATCAACAGTGGTTATCGTATGTGTTGATGAGTACAAGCAGCTTGTAAGTGATTGCTGCGCAGAAAGTATCAGGGACAGTGGCAGGCACGGCGTAGAGATCAAGTATGCAAGCCCGGGGTTCAACAGGCAGATGTCTGTTTTAAGCGGACTTAAGAAACTGGAAAACTCTATAGGAGAAGGTGACCTTGTAGCCATAATAGATGCTGCAAGGCCATGTATGACGAGGCAGATGCTGGATGCATGCATAGAGGCTGCAGAAGGTGCAGACGGCGCTATTCCTGTTCTTAAGATGAGAGATACTGTATATATGTCAGAAGATGGAAGGCATATAACTGATCTTTTGGAAAGGTCCAAAGTTCTTGCGGGTCAGGCTCCTGAAGTCTTTAGATTTGGAAAGTATCTTGCCGCCAACAATAAACTTTCAGAAGCTCAGATGGACCACATCCACGGAAGCAGTGAACCGGCGATCATGGATGGCATGAAGATCGTCATGATACCGGGAGATGAGAACAACTACAAGATAACAACAGATGCTGACCTTGTCCGATTTAGAAATGACTGCGAATGGAAGCAGGAGATGTAA